A stretch of the Halomonas sp. BDJS001 genome encodes the following:
- a CDS encoding alpha/beta hydrolase → MTAPGELVIEPKDGQPADACVFIIHGLGADGHDFEPLVPALALPKDSHVRFVMPHAPRLPVTINGGMVMPAWYDILAMDLGRRVDEVQLKKSAERIQALIQEQIDQGIDSQRIIVAGFSQGGAVAYHAALTFPAPLGGLLAMSTYFATADNIDLAEANRQIPIEVQHGNFDPIVPESLGRSGAERLKAMGYAVNYRQYPMAHALCPQQVNDIGKWLSSRLN, encoded by the coding sequence ATGACTGCTCCTGGCGAACTGGTTATTGAGCCGAAAGATGGTCAACCCGCCGATGCCTGTGTGTTTATTATTCACGGTTTGGGCGCGGATGGGCACGATTTTGAGCCGCTGGTGCCCGCACTAGCGCTGCCCAAAGATTCTCACGTGCGCTTTGTCATGCCCCATGCGCCACGCCTGCCGGTGACGATTAATGGCGGTATGGTGATGCCTGCCTGGTACGATATTTTAGCCATGGATTTGGGCCGCCGGGTCGATGAGGTGCAGCTCAAGAAATCGGCTGAGCGAATCCAGGCGCTGATTCAAGAGCAGATCGATCAGGGTATCGATAGCCAACGCATTATCGTGGCGGGCTTTTCGCAAGGGGGCGCGGTTGCCTACCATGCCGCGCTGACGTTCCCTGCGCCGCTAGGAGGGCTGTTGGCCATGTCGACTTACTTTGCGACCGCCGACAATATCGACCTCGCGGAAGCCAATCGTCAGATCCCTATTGAGGTTCAACACGGTAACTTTGACCCCATTGTGCCTGAAAGCCTGGGGCGCAGCGGCGCCGAGCGCTTAAAAGCGATGGGCTACGCGGTCAACTACCGCCAATACCCCATGGCCCATGCGCTCTGCCCACAGCAGGTCAATGATATCGGCAAGTGGCTGAGTTCGCGGTTGAACTGA